Proteins encoded in a region of the Halothiobacillus diazotrophicus genome:
- a CDS encoding Hsp20/alpha crystallin family protein yields MTDLTRLNPFKGLTRVEPLPRDMDDLFQGFFMKPFSWPQMSRHPFPIDVTENDGAYTVWAEIPGFRKEDIQVSVHGDQVVISAEAKQEKAEKEGDLVVLRECSYGRQYRSFTLPQTVDDTKTTARYEDGILKLTLPKKADGALKKITVQ; encoded by the coding sequence ATGACCGATCTAACACGCTTGAACCCCTTCAAAGGATTAACCCGTGTCGAACCACTCCCGCGAGACATGGACGACCTGTTCCAGGGCTTTTTCATGAAGCCATTCTCCTGGCCGCAGATGTCCCGCCACCCGTTTCCCATCGATGTCACGGAAAACGATGGCGCCTATACGGTATGGGCAGAAATCCCGGGCTTCCGGAAAGAGGACATTCAGGTTTCGGTTCATGGAGATCAGGTCGTCATCAGTGCTGAAGCCAAGCAGGAAAAAGCGGAAAAGGAAGGCGACCTGGTCGTCCTGAGGGAATGCAGTTACGGACGGCAATACCGGTCTTTCACCCTGCCCCAGACGGTCGATGACACCAAGACGACGGCCAGATACGAGGACGGCATCCTGAAACTGACCCTGCCCAAGAAGGCCGACGGCGCCCTGAAAAAAATCACCGTGCAGTAA